A segment of the Stegostoma tigrinum isolate sSteTig4 chromosome 44, sSteTig4.hap1, whole genome shotgun sequence genome:
GAAACGGAGCCAACTTCAGAAGGATGCAGGGATTCTGATAAAATGGACAACAAACCAATGGGTGGgatgtgaaatgggtgcaggGGCAGTGAAAGTTCTGGTTTAATTTACGTTAAACTGAATCTTACGTATGTGAAAAATAAGGCTGGAGTTCTGTCTTTTCAGGGAAGGCATGTTAAGAactgttttattcattcttgcATTTTAGCAAATGTTAGTTTGTTTGGCACAAAAATAGGGGGAGTTGTATGATGGAGAATTCTGTTCCCATAACTTGCTTCTGTGCTTCACACGAATATACAGAAAAGCTTACATGTCAGATCAGCCACTGCATTTACTTGTTTGTCATAGTCATAGCAttttacagcttggaaacaggccctttggtcaacatggacgagttggtccaGACCacctaatttaatctagtcccatttaccagaatttgacctttatccctctaaacccttccttattCATATACACTTTCAGATGCTTTTGAAATAcagtaattgtaccggcctccacaacctcctctggcagctcattccaggcatGCACGATCCTCTGAAAAAGGTTGCATCTTGGTCACTTATTAACCACCTCACACCTTAAAACTGTACCCCCACCAGCCCCAGTTTTTGGATTTtgccacccgagggaaaagaccttgatacTCACCATATCCatctccctcatgattttctaaacctctagaGAAGGTCACTTCAGCTGCCGAGGTTCCAGGGTTGAACGAAacaatagccccaacctattcaacctctccgaACAGCTCAAAtcctcaaccctggcaacatccttgtcaatcttttctgagccatttctcgtttcacaacatcctttgtgtagcagggagaccagaattacacacagtattgcAAGAGTGGCCAAACAGATGTCCTGTccagatgcaacatgacctcccaactcccatactccatgcactgaccaatacagacaggcataccaaataccttcttcactatcccatctacttacaactccactttcaaggaactattaatCTGCACTACAACGCCTCTTTGTTCAGGAACATTCCCCATCATGGTGTGCAAGTTCTGACCTGATttggctttctgaaaaaaaagcacctcacaattatttgatgaaaactccatctgccactcatttgagttcattccacaaattaaCAGTTTCTCCAATTCCATACTAAATTGTTACGACTTTCAAATCTCAATTGTCTAAATATAAAAAAAGAGAATTGCAAATGAAATAAAGCTCCTGGGTGGATTCATTCACTCCCATCTCACCGTTGGGTGCAGGTCTCACATTGACTATTTCCTCGTGATTGTATGTGATATGATACAGTGCCCCCTAGGGAGCATTTCAAACAGTGTAGCATTAAATTGCAAAAGGATATCGAAGCCTGTCATTCACACTCATATTTAGTATCCTATATATAAACCACGGCAATCCACTCGATTAAATTCTACCCATAAGCATTGGTATCAGTCATCCTAGAATGGAATCGCCAGAACCATCGATTAGATGCTCGTTTGTTTTAAATACTCGTTTCAGCTTATTCATCAAAAAAACCaatgttgaaataaaacaaattgaacaaTCTCAAATCTTGAAAAATCAAACATTCAACACAAAATACAGCAGTCAACAACTGCTTAAGTGGTAAACGGGCAGCCTCCATTCCCCCTTCAGAGCCACCACAACCTTACATTGAGAACGGAGACCCGAGAAGAGGAAAAACAGCACAGGCGGAAGGGCTACCGTACCACAGATAGTTTTATCTGGTCGAATGCATCATGTCAAGGGATACTGAATTGTTTTACGGCTTCCGGGGTTATTATTTCCCGATTTCTAAACTTGTTGCTATTCCTCTAACAGTGTCAGATCTTTCCAATACAATTACAGGAAACTACCTCATGGATACATTCCGTCCGGGCGGATTATAGCTCAATAACACTAACAATAATGGCAGGGTGAGTATTGTGTTACCAGTCTCCCAGTAATACAGAGGACATTAAAATTAACTCGGCTGTGGTGAGGGTCCAGtttctttcactgatgttgtgggtggctcttaaaagagcctttgggttgtcAGGTTACAGAACGGCCCCTTCACTTTTTAGTGGCGCCCCCAGCGgcggttttcttgggcagcagcacggcctggatattaggcagcaccccgccctgagcgatggtcacccctcccagcagcttgttgagctcctcgtcgttgcgcacggccaactggaggtgcctggggatgatgcgggtcttcttgttgtcccgggccgcgttaccggccagctcgaggatttcagccgtcaggtactcgagcaccgcagccagatagaccggcgctccggcacccacacgctcagcgtagttaccctttctcaggagcctgtGAGCTCAAGCAAACCAGTAATAGAGACAATGGCTCAGCTTCTTTCAATGAAGTTGTGGGTGGCTCTTAGAAGAGCCTTTGGGTTTTGGATGTGTTTTTCTCAGCAGAATGTGGTgtctcacttggagctggtgttCTTGCTCACCGCCTTTTTGCTATCTTTCATCGTGAAACTTGATTCTGCAGGTTTTCTGCCGGGCCTTGTGTTCACTGCCCTTGTGGAGAAAAGGTTTAGTTCCAGATCCAGTTGGTGGCGGCAGTATTCTGGAGGCGGAGCTGGACatttctctgtctgtcactcagtTTCCTGCCCGGGCcgcctctcactctctgtcagcCCTTTCTCAGTCAGGTCGGGGCGGGCTGTATAAAAAAGGAAGGTGAGGCAGCTCGGGTCTGATTCCGCAGCGATTGGAGTGAAGAAGCGAGATGtctgggagagggaagggaggcaAAGGCCTCGGAAAAGGCGGAGGGAAGAGGCACCGCAAAGTGCTCCGTGATAACATCCAGGGCATCACGAAACCAGCTATCCGGCGCCTGGCTCGCCGTGGCGGGGTCAAGCGCATCTCGGGCTTGATCTACGAGGAGACCCGCGGGGTGCTGAAGGTTTTCCTGGAGAATGTGATCAGGGATGCGGTGACCTACACTGAGCACGCCAAGCGCAAGACGGTGACTgccatggatgtggtgtatgcTCTGAAACGCCAGGGCCGCACTCTGTATGGATTCGGCGGCTGAACAAATCGTCCCTTTTCCAGCGAAtccaaaggctcttttcagagccacccaaacCCTCCGATTGAGAGCGGAGACCCGAGGATGGGAAAAGGCAGCACATAGGGAGTGGACAGTGTACTGCAGCTGGTTATTTCATTTCGAGATATTTGATTTTGGATCACTCTTTAAAGACAATACATAAAGTTCACGCTCAGCGCTACAGGAGTGAAAACAGGTAGAGCGGAGCATTCACTTTGTTGCTGTCTCCTATAACGAAtg
Coding sequences within it:
- the LOC132207151 gene encoding histone H4-like; this translates as MSGRGKGGKGLGKGGGKRHRKVLRDNIQGITKPAIRRLARRGGVKRISGLIYEETRGVLKVFLENVIRDAVTYTEHAKRKTVTAMDVVYALKRQGRTLYGFGG
- the LOC132207150 gene encoding histone H2AX-like, translated to MKDSKKAVSKNTSSKLLRKGNYAERVGAGAPVYLAAVLEYLTAEILELAGNAARDNKKTRIIPRHLQLAVRNDEELNKLLGGVTIAQGGVLPNIQAVLLPKKTAAGGATKK